A region of Rhizobium grahamii DNA encodes the following proteins:
- a CDS encoding NAD(P)-dependent oxidoreductase, whose product MERLGTGIRAGRLSPAEYESNFSDLHPRLDKHEALVAADRCYFCYDAPCMTACPTSIDIPLFIRQISTGNPLGSAKTIFDQNILGGMCARVCPTEELCEQACVRNTAEERPVEIGRLQRYATDTAMQADRQFYSRAASSGKKVAVVGAGPAGLAAAHRLAVKGHDVVIYDGKAKSGGLNEYGIATYKAVDDFAQKEVDYVLAIGGIEVRHDQRLGRDFSLADLQSQYDAVFLGIGLAGVNALRVEGENLAGVDDAVDFIAGLRQAEDKGEIAIGRRVVVLGGGMTAIDAAVQAKLLGAEEVTICYRRGKEHMNASEFEQDLATSKGVIIRHWLAPKSILAQDGKVAAIEVEYTKLVDGRLSTTGETGVIAADQIFKAIGQTFDASGLGALRMESGRIAIDGDGKTSLDGVWAGGDCVFGGNDLTVSAVAQGRDAAESINRMLAAGTQPAVAVA is encoded by the coding sequence ATGGAACGACTGGGAACTGGGATTCGTGCTGGCCGGCTTTCGCCCGCGGAGTACGAGTCGAACTTCTCCGATCTTCATCCGCGCCTCGACAAGCACGAGGCGCTGGTCGCAGCTGACCGCTGTTACTTCTGCTATGACGCGCCGTGCATGACGGCCTGTCCCACCTCCATCGATATCCCGCTTTTCATCAGGCAGATATCGACGGGAAATCCGCTTGGCTCCGCCAAGACGATCTTCGACCAGAATATTCTGGGCGGAATGTGCGCCCGAGTCTGTCCCACCGAAGAGTTGTGTGAGCAGGCCTGCGTGCGCAACACCGCAGAGGAACGCCCTGTCGAAATCGGTCGCCTTCAGCGCTACGCGACTGACACGGCCATGCAGGCTGACAGGCAGTTCTACAGCCGCGCCGCCTCATCCGGAAAGAAGGTCGCCGTGGTCGGCGCCGGCCCCGCCGGCCTCGCTGCTGCCCACCGCCTCGCCGTGAAGGGCCATGACGTCGTCATCTACGATGGCAAGGCAAAGTCCGGCGGCCTCAACGAATACGGCATCGCCACCTACAAGGCTGTCGATGACTTCGCCCAGAAGGAAGTCGACTACGTGCTGGCGATCGGCGGCATTGAAGTCCGTCACGACCAGCGGCTCGGCCGCGATTTTTCGCTCGCCGATCTGCAATCGCAGTATGACGCCGTATTCCTCGGCATCGGGCTCGCGGGCGTCAATGCTCTGCGCGTCGAAGGCGAAAACCTCGCCGGCGTCGATGATGCCGTCGACTTCATCGCCGGCCTGCGCCAGGCCGAAGACAAGGGCGAGATTGCCATCGGTCGCCGCGTCGTCGTCCTTGGTGGCGGCATGACCGCCATCGACGCCGCCGTGCAGGCGAAACTCCTCGGCGCGGAGGAAGTCACGATCTGTTATCGCCGCGGCAAGGAACATATGAACGCCTCGGAATTCGAGCAGGATCTCGCGACATCGAAGGGCGTCATCATTCGCCATTGGCTGGCGCCGAAGTCCATTCTCGCGCAGGACGGCAAGGTCGCCGCGATCGAGGTGGAGTACACCAAGCTGGTCGATGGCCGCCTGTCGACGACGGGCGAGACCGGCGTCATTGCTGCCGATCAGATCTTCAAGGCGATCGGCCAGACCTTCGATGCCTCGGGCCTTGGTGCGCTTCGCATGGAATCCGGCCGCATCGCCATCGATGGCGATGGAAAGACCTCGCTTGATGGCGTGTGGGCCGGCGGCGACTGCGTCTTCGGCGGTAACGACCTGACCGTTTCGGCAGTCGCGCAGGGTCGCGACGCCGCTGAATCCATCAATCGTATGCTTGCTGCCGGCACGCAGCCAGCCGTTGCCGTGGCGTGA
- the preA gene encoding NAD-dependent dihydropyrimidine dehydrogenase subunit PreA, with translation MADLRNNFVGIKSPNPFWLASAPPTDKAYNVERAFKAGWGGVVWKTLGEEGPPVVNVNGPRYGAIWGADRRLLGLNNIELITDRDLYTNLREMKQVKMNWPDRALIASIMVPCEEESWKAILPLVEETGADGIELNFGCPHGMSERGMGAAVGQVPEYIEMVVRWCKQYTRMPVITKLTPNITDIRKPARAAKAGGTDAVSLINTINSITSVNLDTFSPEPSIDGKGSHGGYCGPAVKPIALNMVAEIARDPETYGLPISGIGGITTWRDAAEFLVLGAGNVQVCTAAMTYGFKIVQEMISGLSDWMDAKGHRNLDDITGRAVPNVSDWQYLNLNYIAKAKIDQDACIKCGRCHIACEDTSHQAITQFVNGVRHFEVMEDECVGCNLCVNVCPVENCITMEQLPVGELDQRTGRPVDPNYANWTTHPNNPMARQAAE, from the coding sequence ATGGCTGATCTCCGCAATAATTTCGTCGGCATCAAGTCTCCGAACCCGTTCTGGCTGGCTTCCGCGCCGCCGACCGACAAGGCCTACAACGTCGAGCGCGCCTTCAAGGCAGGCTGGGGCGGCGTGGTCTGGAAGACGCTCGGCGAGGAAGGTCCTCCTGTCGTCAACGTCAACGGCCCGCGCTACGGCGCGATCTGGGGCGCTGACCGTCGTCTGCTCGGGCTCAACAACATCGAGCTCATCACCGACCGCGACCTTTATACCAACCTGCGCGAAATGAAGCAGGTGAAGATGAACTGGCCGGATCGCGCCCTGATCGCCTCGATCATGGTGCCGTGCGAGGAGGAAAGCTGGAAAGCAATCCTGCCGCTCGTCGAGGAAACCGGTGCCGACGGTATCGAGCTCAACTTCGGCTGTCCGCACGGCATGTCCGAGCGCGGCATGGGTGCCGCCGTCGGCCAGGTGCCTGAATACATCGAGATGGTCGTTCGCTGGTGCAAGCAGTACACGCGCATGCCCGTCATCACCAAGCTGACGCCCAATATCACCGATATCCGCAAGCCGGCCCGCGCGGCAAAGGCCGGCGGCACGGATGCGGTCTCGCTGATCAACACGATCAACTCGATCACATCGGTCAATCTCGACACCTTCTCCCCCGAGCCATCGATCGACGGCAAGGGCAGCCATGGCGGCTATTGCGGCCCGGCGGTCAAGCCGATCGCGCTCAACATGGTCGCCGAGATCGCCCGCGATCCTGAGACCTACGGCCTGCCGATCTCGGGCATCGGTGGCATCACCACCTGGCGCGACGCCGCCGAGTTCCTGGTGCTCGGCGCCGGCAACGTGCAGGTCTGCACCGCCGCGATGACCTATGGCTTCAAGATCGTGCAGGAGATGATATCGGGCCTCTCGGACTGGATGGATGCCAAGGGCCATCGTAATCTGGACGACATCACAGGCCGCGCCGTGCCGAATGTCTCGGACTGGCAGTATCTCAACCTCAACTACATCGCCAAGGCGAAGATCGACCAGGACGCCTGCATCAAGTGCGGCCGCTGTCACATCGCCTGCGAGGACACCTCGCACCAGGCGATCACCCAGTTCGTCAATGGCGTCAGGCACTTCGAAGTGATGGAAGACGAATGCGTCGGCTGCAATCTCTGCGTCAACGTCTGTCCTGTCGAGAACTGCATCACGATGGAACAGCTGCCCGTAGGCGAACTCGACCAGCGCACGGGCCGTCCTGTTGACCCGAACTACGCCAACTGGACGACGCATCCGAACAACCCAATGGCTCGCCAGGCCGCGGAGTAA
- a CDS encoding rhodanese-like domain-containing protein, whose protein sequence is MPSFVAETPAASPEATTAYYARKLAFETDCWDVHASLTAGHRDFVLLDVRSPALYAVSHIPGSINLPHGKMTAHRMSEWPAETLFVVYCAGPHCNGTDKAALRLARLGLQVKVMIGGMTGWADEGFTFQSNSETKAA, encoded by the coding sequence ATGCCGAGCTTCGTTGCCGAAACCCCCGCCGCCTCGCCTGAAGCCACCACTGCCTACTACGCCCGCAAGCTCGCCTTCGAGACCGACTGCTGGGATGTCCACGCCTCGCTTACCGCCGGGCATCGCGATTTCGTGCTGCTCGATGTGCGCTCCCCGGCCCTCTACGCCGTCTCTCACATTCCCGGCTCCATCAACCTGCCGCATGGAAAGATGACGGCGCATCGCATGTCGGAATGGCCCGCCGAGACACTCTTCGTCGTCTATTGCGCCGGCCCGCACTGCAACGGCACCGACAAGGCAGCCCTCCGCCTTGCCCGGCTTGGCCTTCAGGTGAAGGTGATGATCGGCGGGATGACAGGTTGGGCCGACGAGGGCTTTACGTTCCAAAGCAACTCGGAAACCAAGGCCGCCTGA
- a CDS encoding glycosyltransferase family 4 protein has protein sequence MKHHIVAIGQLPPPLNGFSFATRDMIALLSEANDVTVRNIAPPSSRLLKHPIRLVRTLAACLQLFRDRKQEGRICYLGCDGGLGMIYVSLIVLAARLLGYRTHLHHHSFSYIDRPQLLMRCALMFGGRELRHIFLCDIMRDRFTETYEHRARCNIASNAAFVAPMEASDAPVDHTHLVIGMLSNLTREKGLDTFLALARQARAEGAEIKALLAGPADPTERAAIDAAVAELGGMLDYRGPLYGDAKASFYREIDVFIFPTTYTNEAQPLVIFEAKAAGNAVISFDRGCIRRQLDEYDLLIPAGGEFVPTALAWLSALSPEPARGPRRTAIRQAYRARHAKARASVSVLFDRDD, from the coding sequence ATGAAACATCATATTGTTGCGATCGGTCAGTTGCCTCCGCCGCTCAACGGCTTCTCGTTCGCGACCAGGGACATGATCGCGCTTCTTTCCGAGGCGAACGACGTCACGGTTCGCAACATCGCCCCGCCGTCAAGTAGACTGCTCAAGCATCCGATCCGGCTCGTCCGCACGCTCGCCGCTTGCCTGCAGCTGTTTCGCGATCGCAAGCAGGAAGGCCGGATCTGCTACCTTGGCTGCGACGGCGGCCTTGGCATGATCTATGTGTCCCTTATCGTGCTTGCAGCGCGGCTCCTCGGCTACCGCACCCATCTGCATCACCATAGTTTCAGCTACATCGATCGTCCCCAACTGCTGATGCGATGCGCCCTGATGTTTGGTGGTCGCGAGCTGCGACATATCTTCCTGTGCGACATCATGCGGGACCGCTTCACCGAGACCTATGAACATCGCGCCCGTTGCAACATTGCCTCCAATGCGGCCTTCGTGGCCCCCATGGAAGCGAGCGACGCACCTGTCGACCACACGCATCTGGTGATCGGCATGCTGAGCAACCTTACGCGCGAAAAGGGGCTCGATACTTTCCTCGCGCTGGCAAGACAGGCACGCGCGGAGGGCGCTGAGATCAAGGCACTGCTCGCAGGTCCGGCCGATCCCACAGAGCGCGCCGCCATCGATGCAGCCGTTGCCGAGCTCGGCGGCATGCTCGATTACCGTGGACCGCTCTATGGGGATGCGAAGGCTTCATTCTATCGCGAGATCGACGTCTTTATCTTTCCGACAACCTATACCAACGAAGCCCAACCCCTGGTGATCTTCGAGGCAAAAGCAGCGGGAAATGCCGTCATTTCCTTCGATCGCGGCTGTATCCGACGGCAGCTCGACGAATATGACCTGCTGATCCCCGCCGGCGGTGAATTCGTACCGACCGCCTTGGCCTGGTTGTCGGCCCTGTCGCCGGAGCCCGCGCGCGGACCACGGCGAACCGCAATCCGGCAAGCCTATCGCGCCCGCCACGCCAAGGCGCGTGCTTCGGTCAGTGTTCTGTTTGACCGGGATGACTAG
- a CDS encoding biliverdin-producing heme oxygenase — MSLRSALRAQTSDCHAEVDTIFGRFDLSDPPQYSLFLSAHARIVPVVEMALEHAGIIELLPDWPERRRRELLTADLADLGVKPPPLLEGFIVQQEAELWGAAYVLEGSKLGGAMLAKSVTAGLPARYLTPNGPRGSIKVFMDRLDEAAIADPETAISAARDVFALFRRAAEIELELVVS, encoded by the coding sequence ATGTCACTCAGGAGCGCCCTTCGCGCACAGACCAGCGATTGCCACGCTGAAGTAGACACAATCTTTGGCCGCTTCGACCTGTCAGATCCGCCGCAGTACAGTTTGTTTTTGTCCGCACATGCCCGGATCGTTCCGGTGGTGGAGATGGCGCTGGAGCACGCCGGGATTATCGAGCTTCTTCCCGATTGGCCGGAGCGACGCCGCCGCGAACTCCTGACGGCCGACCTTGCCGACCTCGGCGTCAAACCGCCTCCGCTGCTGGAAGGTTTCATTGTTCAGCAGGAGGCGGAGCTTTGGGGCGCCGCCTATGTGCTGGAAGGTTCGAAGCTAGGGGGCGCGATGCTCGCGAAATCCGTCACCGCGGGCCTTCCCGCCCGATACCTGACGCCGAATGGCCCACGCGGCAGCATCAAGGTCTTCATGGACCGCCTTGACGAGGCAGCCATCGCCGACCCCGAGACCGCAATTTCCGCAGCACGCGATGTCTTTGCGCTCTTCCGCCGGGCCGCTGAGATTGAACTGGAGCTCGTCGTCTCGTGA
- a CDS encoding HWE histidine kinase domain-containing protein, translating to MNEPGEKVDLTNCDREPIHRLGAIQPFGFLIVASTDWLVVRASANLEQFIGLSHNDVLGQPISKIIHSPTMHALRNRLTIMRGPDVVERLFGVTLSDNGLIVDIAIHLSDGQVVIEGEPSQEGTQGGSTMSIRSMMARLDQAETLEAFFREGARQARALTGFDRVMVYRFDESGSGEVVAEAARAGIGSFLGLHYPASDIPVQARALYTRNLFRIIADIAAPNVPVLPELDEHGRPLDLSMSILRSVSPIHIEYLKNMGVGASLSISIVVDGKLWGLFACHHYSARLPSFERRTTSELFGQMFASRLESRERRLALDFETKARRIADKLLTSVADNASLLDDPTWLIDALADAIPADGIGVWINGRSALTGVTPSQAQFAELVRRLNRNASGRVFATDHIESFWPEVDPGGIVAGFLAIPISRSPRDYVVLFRQEIVRTVRWAGDPHKPLEYGPNGPRLTPRKSFETWSELVRGRSLPFAAAERSVAETIRVTLIEVVLRLTDEANVVRQQANERQEVLIAELNHRVRNILGLISGLIRQSRGTTNQVSDFVDHLEGRIQALARAHDQITRDHWAPASLRALLQAEAAAYLGKNAARIVMHGEDALLAPQAFSTTALVFHELVTNSAKYGSLCDSGTVEASWRKDEAGNLLIDWKESDGPPVHEPKRQGFGTTIIRRSIPYDLGGKADVIYDPAGLRAHFSIPAKFVTFATGPVSVVPSRNDDPALEILSHVVHQPLAGLKILLVEDNLIIAMDGEDILLQLGAAEVALAPNVAHALELIDARHFDLAVLDVHLGEETSEPVAAKLREKSTPLIFATGYGEAMIQAGSAADVELLQKPYTIESVAALLSRIMPIAKS from the coding sequence GTGAACGAGCCTGGGGAAAAGGTCGACCTGACCAACTGCGACCGCGAGCCCATTCACAGATTGGGCGCCATCCAGCCGTTCGGCTTTCTGATCGTCGCCTCCACCGATTGGCTGGTCGTGCGCGCATCCGCTAATCTCGAGCAGTTCATCGGCCTGTCCCACAACGACGTGCTTGGCCAGCCGATCTCGAAGATCATTCACTCCCCGACGATGCATGCCCTGCGCAACCGACTGACGATCATGCGGGGCCCTGACGTGGTGGAACGCCTCTTTGGCGTGACGCTCTCGGATAATGGGCTGATAGTCGATATCGCAATTCACCTGAGCGACGGCCAGGTCGTCATCGAGGGCGAACCCTCGCAGGAGGGCACCCAAGGCGGTTCGACCATGTCGATCCGCAGCATGATGGCCCGACTCGACCAGGCCGAGACGCTTGAGGCCTTCTTTCGCGAGGGTGCCCGGCAGGCGCGCGCCTTGACCGGCTTTGACCGCGTCATGGTCTATCGCTTCGATGAAAGCGGGTCCGGCGAAGTCGTGGCTGAAGCGGCACGCGCCGGCATAGGCTCGTTTCTCGGCCTTCACTATCCGGCCTCGGATATTCCGGTGCAGGCCCGCGCGCTCTACACCCGCAACCTCTTTCGCATCATTGCCGATATCGCCGCACCGAATGTCCCCGTGCTTCCTGAACTCGATGAGCACGGCCGGCCGCTCGATCTCTCGATGTCGATCCTCCGTTCCGTCTCGCCCATTCACATCGAGTACTTGAAGAACATGGGGGTCGGAGCCTCGCTTTCGATATCGATCGTGGTCGACGGCAAGCTGTGGGGGCTGTTTGCCTGCCACCACTACTCCGCCCGCCTCCCCTCATTCGAGCGGCGCACGACGTCGGAACTGTTCGGCCAGATGTTCGCCTCGCGCCTGGAAAGCCGCGAACGTCGCCTGGCGCTCGATTTCGAGACCAAGGCCCGGCGCATTGCAGACAAGCTGCTCACCTCGGTCGCCGACAATGCGAGCCTGCTCGATGACCCGACCTGGCTCATCGATGCGCTTGCGGACGCGATCCCTGCCGATGGTATCGGCGTCTGGATCAATGGCCGCTCGGCCCTGACGGGGGTCACGCCGTCGCAGGCGCAGTTTGCGGAACTGGTGCGGAGACTCAATCGCAATGCGTCCGGTCGTGTGTTCGCAACCGACCATATCGAAAGCTTCTGGCCCGAGGTCGATCCTGGTGGCATCGTCGCCGGCTTCCTCGCCATCCCGATATCGCGATCGCCACGCGACTACGTGGTTCTCTTCCGACAGGAGATCGTCCGCACGGTCCGCTGGGCAGGCGACCCGCACAAGCCGTTGGAATACGGCCCGAACGGACCGCGGCTGACGCCGCGAAAGAGCTTCGAGACCTGGTCAGAACTGGTGCGTGGCCGCTCCCTGCCCTTTGCAGCCGCCGAGCGTAGTGTTGCCGAAACCATTCGCGTGACGCTGATCGAGGTCGTGCTCAGACTGACCGACGAAGCCAATGTCGTTCGCCAGCAGGCCAACGAGCGTCAGGAAGTCCTGATTGCTGAACTGAACCACCGCGTCCGCAACATTCTCGGCCTTATCAGCGGCCTGATCCGTCAGTCGCGCGGCACGACCAACCAAGTGTCCGATTTTGTCGACCACCTCGAAGGCCGCATACAAGCTCTGGCGCGCGCTCACGACCAGATCACCCGAGATCATTGGGCGCCGGCGTCGTTGCGCGCGCTGTTGCAGGCTGAGGCCGCAGCCTATCTCGGCAAGAATGCCGCTCGCATCGTCATGCATGGCGAGGATGCGCTTCTCGCGCCGCAGGCCTTTTCGACGACAGCCCTGGTCTTCCACGAGCTTGTGACGAACAGCGCGAAATACGGCAGCCTCTGCGACAGCGGCACCGTCGAGGCCTCCTGGCGAAAAGACGAGGCAGGCAACCTGCTGATCGACTGGAAGGAAAGCGACGGCCCCCCGGTGCATGAGCCCAAGCGCCAGGGCTTCGGTACCACCATCATCCGGCGTTCGATCCCTTACGATCTCGGCGGCAAGGCCGACGTCATCTATGATCCTGCCGGGCTGCGCGCGCATTTCAGCATTCCGGCGAAATTCGTGACCTTCGCCACCGGGCCGGTCTCGGTTGTGCCGAGCCGCAACGACGATCCCGCGCTGGAGATCCTTTCACATGTCGTCCATCAACCTCTTGCCGGTCTGAAGATCCTGCTGGTGGAGGACAATCTGATCATCGCCATGGACGGTGAGGACATACTGCTTCAGCTCGGCGCGGCCGAAGTGGCGCTGGCGCCAAACGTCGCGCATGCCCTCGAACTCATCGATGCCAGGCATTTCGACCTGGCCGTGCTCGACGTCCATCTGGGCGAAGAGACGAGTGAGCCGGTGGCAGCGAAGTTGAGAGAAAAATCGACACCGCTGATTTTCGCGACAGGCTACGGCGAGGCGATGATCCAGGCCGGCAGTGCTGCTGACGTCGAGTTGCTTCAGAAGCCCTACACGATCGAGAGTGTTGCCGCACTTCTCAGCCGGATCATGCCGATCGCCAAATCATGA
- a CDS encoding TetR family transcriptional regulator C-terminal domain-containing protein, whose product MTIPRAARTQRRTRIQEAKEEQILEAALDVFSVSGFRGSTIDQIAEVAGMSKPNLLYYFRTKEAMHRALIDRVLFTWLEPLRAFDAEGNPESEIRSYIRRKLEMARDFPRESRLFANEMLQGAPHVEDELKGPLKQLVDEKAEVIRSWTKAGKIAKCDPYHLIFSIWSTTQHYADFDVQVRAVLGQEHAGAGRFEDAARFLEQLFIDGLKVKPAPDAS is encoded by the coding sequence ATGACAATCCCGAGAGCAGCCAGGACCCAGCGGCGCACGCGCATTCAGGAAGCCAAGGAAGAGCAGATCCTTGAAGCTGCGCTCGATGTGTTTTCGGTCAGCGGTTTTCGCGGTTCCACCATCGATCAGATCGCCGAAGTTGCCGGCATGTCGAAACCGAACCTGCTCTATTATTTCCGCACCAAGGAAGCGATGCATCGGGCGCTGATCGACCGGGTGCTGTTTACCTGGCTGGAGCCGCTGAGAGCCTTCGATGCGGAGGGAAATCCGGAGAGCGAAATCCGCAGCTATATCCGCCGCAAGCTTGAAATGGCGCGCGATTTTCCGCGTGAAAGCCGGCTGTTTGCCAACGAAATGCTGCAGGGGGCGCCGCATGTCGAGGATGAACTGAAGGGTCCGCTGAAGCAACTCGTCGACGAGAAGGCCGAGGTGATCCGCAGTTGGACGAAGGCCGGGAAGATCGCCAAGTGCGATCCCTACCACCTGATCTTCTCGATCTGGTCGACAACGCAGCACTATGCCGACTTCGACGTCCAGGTAAGGGCCGTGCTTGGGCAGGAACATGCCGGCGCCGGCCGTTTCGAGGACGCGGCGCGCTTCCTCGAGCAGCTGTTCATCGACGGGCTGAAGGTGAAGCCGGCACCCGACGCCTCATGA
- a CDS encoding Zn-dependent hydrolase has translation MVAAPGENMRVNGDRLWDSLMDMAKIGPGIAGGNNRQTLTDSDAEGRSLFRTWCEDAGMTLGIDKMGTMFATRPGTDPDALPVYIGSHLDTQPTGGKYDGVLGVLAGLEVVRTMNDLGIKTRHPVVVTNWTNEEGARFAPAMLASGVFAGVHTLEYAYGRKDPEGKTFGDELKRIGWVGEEEVGARKMHAYFEYHIEQGPILEVENKQIGVVTHCQGLWWLEFTLTGREAHTGSTPMNMRVNAGLAMSRIVEMVQTVAMENQPGAVGGVGQVFFTPNSRNVLPGKVVFTVDIRSPDQAKLDGMRARIEAEAPAICEALGVGCAIEAIGHFAPVTFDPTLVSRVRGAAERLGYSHMNLISGAGHDACWTAKVAPTTMVMCPCVGGLSHNEAEEISREWATAGADVLFHAVVETAEIVA, from the coding sequence ATGGTGGCAGCACCAGGCGAGAACATGCGCGTCAACGGGGACCGTCTTTGGGACAGCCTCATGGACATGGCAAAGATCGGCCCGGGCATTGCTGGCGGCAACAACCGCCAGACGTTGACGGATTCCGATGCCGAGGGGCGCAGCCTCTTCAGGACATGGTGCGAAGACGCAGGCATGACGCTCGGTATCGACAAGATGGGCACGATGTTCGCGACCCGGCCCGGCACCGATCCGGACGCCCTGCCCGTCTATATCGGCTCGCACCTCGACACCCAGCCGACCGGTGGCAAGTACGACGGCGTTCTTGGCGTGCTTGCAGGCCTGGAAGTCGTGCGCACGATGAACGACCTCGGCATCAAGACCAGGCACCCTGTTGTCGTTACCAACTGGACCAACGAGGAAGGTGCTCGCTTTGCGCCCGCCATGCTCGCCTCCGGTGTCTTCGCGGGTGTTCATACGCTGGAATATGCCTATGGCCGCAAGGATCCCGAAGGCAAGACCTTCGGCGACGAACTGAAGCGCATCGGCTGGGTCGGCGAGGAAGAGGTAGGCGCGCGAAAAATGCACGCCTATTTCGAGTATCACATCGAGCAGGGTCCGATCCTCGAGGTCGAGAACAAGCAGATCGGCGTGGTCACGCACTGTCAGGGCCTCTGGTGGCTTGAATTCACGCTGACCGGCAGGGAAGCCCACACCGGCTCAACTCCGATGAACATGCGCGTCAACGCCGGCCTTGCCATGTCGCGCATCGTGGAAATGGTGCAGACCGTGGCGATGGAGAACCAGCCGGGCGCCGTTGGCGGCGTCGGCCAGGTGTTCTTCACCCCGAACTCGCGCAACGTCCTGCCGGGCAAGGTCGTCTTCACTGTTGACATCCGCTCGCCGGATCAGGCGAAGCTCGACGGCATGCGCGCCCGGATCGAGGCGGAAGCGCCTGCCATCTGCGAAGCGCTCGGTGTCGGTTGCGCGATCGAGGCGATCGGCCACTTCGCTCCAGTGACCTTCGACCCGACCCTCGTTTCCCGCGTGCGTGGCGCTGCCGAACGGCTCGGCTACAGCCACATGAACCTGATCTCCGGCGCCGGCCACGATGCCTGCTGGACGGCCAAGGTCGCCCCCACGACCATGGTCATGTGCCCCTGCGTCGGGGGCCTCTCGCACAACGAGGCGGAGGAGATCTCCAGGGAGTGGGCAACGGCAGGCGCTGACGTCCTCTTCCACGCCGTCGTTGAGACCGCTGAAATCGTTGCATAA
- the hydA gene encoding dihydropyrimidinase, translating to MSKVIKGGTIVTADLTYKADVKIEGGRIVEIGPNLSGTETLDATGCYVMPGGIDPHVHLEMPFMGTYSSDDFESGTRAGLAGGTTMVVDFCLPGPEQSLLEALQMWDNKTSRANADYSFHMAITGWNERVFNEMETVVKDRGINTFKHFMAYKGALMVNDDEMFASFQRCAELGALPLVHAENGDVVASMTAKLLADGNNGPEAHAYSRPPEVEGEATNRAIMLADMAGVPLYVVHTSCEQAHEAIRRARQKGMRVYGEPLIQHLTLDESEYFDKDWDHAARRVMSPPFRNKQHQDSLWAGLQSGSLSVVATDHCAFTTDQKRFGVGDFSKIPNGTGGLEDRLPMLWTHGVNTGRLTMNEFVAVTSTNIAKILNVYPKKGAILVGADADIVVWDPKRSKTISAKTQQSSIDYNVFEGKQVTGLPRFTLTRGKVAIEESTVKTKEGHGQFVKREPFQAVNKALSTWKELVAPRKVERSGIPATGV from the coding sequence ATGAGCAAAGTCATCAAGGGCGGTACCATCGTCACCGCGGACCTGACCTATAAGGCGGACGTAAAGATCGAGGGCGGCAGGATCGTCGAGATCGGCCCGAACCTCTCCGGCACGGAGACGCTCGATGCGACCGGCTGCTACGTCATGCCGGGGGGTATCGACCCGCATGTCCACCTCGAAATGCCGTTCATGGGCACCTATTCCTCCGACGACTTCGAAAGCGGCACGCGCGCGGGCCTTGCCGGCGGCACGACCATGGTCGTGGATTTCTGCCTGCCGGGACCGGAGCAGTCGCTGCTCGAAGCACTGCAGATGTGGGACAACAAGACGAGCCGCGCCAACGCCGACTACTCGTTCCACATGGCGATCACCGGCTGGAACGAGCGCGTCTTCAACGAGATGGAAACGGTGGTCAAGGACAGGGGCATCAACACCTTCAAGCACTTCATGGCCTACAAGGGCGCGCTGATGGTGAACGACGACGAGATGTTCGCCTCCTTCCAGCGCTGTGCGGAACTGGGTGCGCTGCCACTCGTCCATGCCGAAAACGGCGACGTCGTCGCCTCGATGACAGCAAAGCTGCTCGCCGACGGCAACAACGGCCCCGAGGCCCATGCCTATTCCCGCCCGCCCGAGGTCGAAGGCGAGGCAACCAACCGCGCCATCATGCTCGCCGACATGGCAGGCGTGCCGCTCTATGTCGTGCACACCTCCTGCGAACAGGCGCATGAAGCGATCCGCCGTGCCCGCCAGAAGGGTATGCGGGTCTACGGCGAACCGCTGATCCAGCATCTGACGCTCGACGAAAGCGAATATTTCGACAAGGACTGGGACCATGCCGCCCGCCGCGTCATGTCCCCGCCCTTCCGCAACAAGCAGCACCAGGACAGCCTCTGGGCAGGCCTGCAATCAGGCTCGCTCTCGGTCGTGGCGACGGACCATTGCGCCTTCACCACCGACCAGAAGCGCTTCGGCGTCGGTGACTTCTCCAAAATCCCGAACGGCACCGGCGGTCTGGAAGATCGGCTGCCGATGCTGTGGACTCACGGCGTCAACACCGGACGCCTGACCATGAACGAGTTCGTTGCGGTCACCTCGACCAATATCGCCAAGATCCTCAACGTCTATCCGAAGAAGGGGGCCATCCTCGTCGGCGCCGATGCCGATATCGTCGTCTGGGATCCGAAACGTTCGAAGACGATCTCGGCCAAGACGCAGCAATCGTCGATCGACTACAACGTCTTCGAGGGCAAGCAGGTCACCGGCCTGCCGCGCTTCACACTGACGCGCGGCAAAGTCGCGATCGAGGAGAGCACCGTCAAGACCAAGGAAGGGCACGGCCAGTTCGTCAAGCGCGAGCCGTTCCAGGCTGTCAACAAGGCGCTGTCGACATGGAAGGAACTCGTCGCACCGCGAAAGGTCGAACGGTCAGGCATCCCGGCGACGGGGGTCTGA